TAACGGAGTTTATCGATTCTGGAAATAAAGTAAGATTCGGTAAAACAAAGTTGAATGTGCTCTCCCCCCCAGAAAGATTATTATCCGACTCAAAAGAGCCCACAAATATTAACAACGCATCCATCGTAATTAGAGTAGAATATGGGGACTCGAAGATTTTACTCAGTGGTGACGCTCAGTTTGGGAACTGGGCTCACATGAGAATAAATCATTGGGATGAATTGAAAGCACAGGCCTTAAAAGTAGCTCATCATGGGAGCAAACACGGTAACTTTCTTGAAGCACTAGAGATTGTTGATCCAGTATATGCCATAATATCTGCTGGAACTAGAGATTTGGATAAGTTTCCTCATAAGTTTACTCTAAATTCTTTACGGGAAATAACATCTAAAAATAAAATTTTCAATACACGTAATGTGGGTAATATAATCATAACGAGTAATGGTACAAATAAGCTAAAAGTTGAAACTGAAAGATAGTGCTGTATTTATTACAACGATGGAGATTTAATTCCTATTACTTCAGCTATCTCTTCTAGTTTAACTATTACTGGGTCTTTTTTTTGGATTAATGAAGACCAGCCTTCCTCTCTTCTGATGCCGTGGGCTAGAAGAAAATTTTCTGAAAGTTTTTGTTCTCCTTCTTGTGCCATCTCTTTGATAACCATATCTTTTTCGTAAGGATCTGTAACTATCTTTAACTTGCCTCTAAGAACAACAAAACCGTATTCACTAAGATCTTGTTTGTACCTTTCAATTTCAACACAAACCCTCTTATCCCTCTCAAAGAGTCTCATTTTTTTACCATAGTTTGTAAAGTGAAAATAAAGAGAGTTGTTTAGTTGAACGTATTGAAAAGGAACAGTATATGGGTAAATAGTTCCTTTGAAAGAGATCCTACAAAGCATTTGTTCTCGAATGAGTTCGTTTATCTCATGCTTTTCCATTTTTGGCAGTTTCACTATTGTCAAAGTTTACACCGTTTTTAGGTTTTAATTTATTGTTTATTAATAGTTTTTAAAAAGATTAAAAGAGATTTTTAAACAACTATTTTAGAAAGCAATAGATCTTCGAATGGACTTTTTATTAACATATAAACTATAGAGCCATCGTTAAAAAAGCGTTAAATAATTCGTTAAAATCTAGTTAAATAATATGTAAAAAATGCATTTTTTAACGGTCTATATCCCAATATTACTCCTATAATATAATCTATCGCAATTCAATCATGAACAAAACGCTTATCTTTTACCAATTTTCTAATAAAATTATGATTGTACAACTATGTCATGACGAAGGATGTTGTCCCGTAGTAGAGGTAAAAAGAGACATAGTGACCATAGGCGAAGGCAACAATATGGTGCGATTAAACAAAGATGAGTGGAACATCCTCGTTACTAAAGTAAGATCAGGAGAACTAGATACACTCTAAGTGCGTAGCATCATGCTACGCCTTAATTTTTTGATGTGTAGTATGCCTATATTCATGTACATATATCCTTTCTATCTTCTCAGCCAAATCCTCATCTCTTGATTATCTTTTCTATTAGAAATTTTAGAATGCGCACCCTAACCTTCCTATAAATTTGTAGTTAAACTTCAAGTAATCTTTACTAAGTTATCTAGATAATTATCCAAGTGAGTGTAACTTTCTCTGAGCCTTTTGTATCCTTAGAATTCTCCCAGTACGGATTCC
The Candidatus Methylarchaceae archaeon HK02M2 DNA segment above includes these coding regions:
- a CDS encoding MBL fold metallo-hydrolase, translated to MRVLKVHILDVGHGDTIILEMPKGKKEKIFGVIDCVKFEEKIKKYLEDLGAEKLAFVVATHPHEDHIGGIQKLLEAYENKVGEFWDSGYPHTSDTYRDLLFYLSEHDEIITEFIDSGNKVRFGKTKLNVLSPPERLLSDSKEPTNINNASIVIRVEYGDSKILLSGDAQFGNWAHMRINHWDELKAQALKVAHHGSKHGNFLEALEIVDPVYAIISAGTRDLDKFPHKFTLNSLREITSKNKIFNTRNVGNIIITSNGTNKLKVETER
- a CDS encoding pyridoxamine 5'-phosphate oxidase family protein, with amino-acid sequence MKLPKMEKHEINELIREQMLCRISFKGTIYPYTVPFQYVQLNNSLYFHFTNYGKKMRLFERDKRVCVEIERYKQDLSEYGFVVLRGKLKIVTDPYEKDMVIKEMAQEGEQKLSENFLLAHGIRREEGWSSLIQKKDPVIVKLEEIAEVIGIKSPSL